A portion of the Lolium rigidum isolate FL_2022 chromosome 1, APGP_CSIRO_Lrig_0.1, whole genome shotgun sequence genome contains these proteins:
- the LOC124661748 gene encoding uncharacterized protein LOC124661748 encodes MLDNEVDRLSKLPDDVLLNIVERLDITEVARTAILSRRWKQIPTMLSKIILTVCSFEPKHGRRNLTSHDIVRANTTMLKATRSILESRARSLYTIHLMSMQFYLGDDSIFIGQTVANTIATQKVASVEFTILTKLGKNCTSGDLLTYGKQFMTFFDSCPNAFGGLAHLWLENLRLGESYFPKIFGICKQLQFLHLWQCDTGHLSLLEVQHPQLRELVISCSSLQRVDLKWVPKLTVVKFNVFISPDDPFSLGYVPVLQTVSIINTGLSEHKMLKLSELLRKTAISNLHLNFKSEKIWVKPEGRKQLLPVFHKLSLVNLFNISEECDLTWTMFILHGAPALKKLCIMVRDHLCDMIKGKRRYMYAFSEEKDKGLEWEPSAPDFKHHNLAELRIYGFQAEHRFVRYVRNIMEAAVNLEAVYLHQNPGCEKCKPRLPNEWTWPEMLLIRDKINKGICSNVGIHFPGRGQEYS; translated from the exons ATGTTG GACAATGAAGTTGATAGGCTCAGCAAGTTGCCCGATGATGTTTTGCTCAACATTGTTGAGCGACTTGATATCACTGAGGTAGCAAGAACCGCCATCCTCTCCAGACGATGGAAGCAGATCCCAACTATGCTCTCAAAGATTATCTTAACTGTTTGTTCTTTTGAGCCCAAGCACGGAAGGAGAAACTTAACCTCACATGATATAGTTCGGGCCAACACCACCATGTTGAAAGCAACCAGGAGCATACTTGAAAGCAGGGCTCGAAGTCTATACACCATTCACCTAATGTCCATGCAATTCTATTTGGGAGATGACTCCATCTTCATTGGCCAGACTGTTGCCAACACCATAGCAACACAAAAGGTTGCTTCAGTTGAGTTTACGATCTTAACGAAATTGGGTAAAAATTGTACCTCTGGTGACCTGCTCACTTACGGGAAGCAGTTCATGACATTTTTTGATTCATGTCCAAACGCATTTGGTGGTCTTGCACACCTCTGGCTGGAGAATTTGAGGTTAGGCGAATCATACTTCCCCAAAATTTTTGGTATATGCAAGCAACTGCAGTTCCTCCACCTCTGGCAGTGTGACACTGGGCATCTGTCTTTGCTGGAAGTGCAGCACCCGCAGCTCCGTGAACTAGTGATTTCCTGTAGCAGTCTTCAGAGGGTTGATCTGAAGTGGGTACCAAAGCTCACAGTAGTGAAATTTAATGTGTTTATATCTCCAGATGACCCCTTCTCTTTGGGCTATGTCCCAGTGCTCCAGACTGTGAGCATCATTAATACTGGTCTTTCTGAGCACAAGATGCTCAAGCTAAGTGAGTTGCTTCGTAAAACCGCCATAAGCAATCTGCATTTGAACTTCAAATCAGAAAAG ATTTGGGTCAAACCTGAAGGCCGGAAGCAATTGTTACCGGTGTTCCACAAACTAAGTCTTGTGAATTTGTTTAACATTTCTGAAGAATGCGACCTGACTTGGACAATGTTCATACTACATGGTGCACCCGCCCTTAAGAAACTGTGCATCATG GTGCGGGATCATTTATGTGATATGATAAAGGGGAAGCGGCGATACATGTATGCGTTTAGTGAGGAGAAGGACAAAGGACTAGAGTGGGAACCATCTGCCCCTGATTTCAAGCACCATAATCTGGCTGAGCTCAGGATCTATGGGTTTCAGGCAGAACATAGGTTCGTGAGGTACGTCAGaaacatcatggaggcagcggtgAATCTGGAGGCCGTATACCTGCATCAGAATCCAGGGTGTGAGAAGTGCAAGCCCAGGCTTCCCAATGAGTGGACTTGGCCGGAGATGTTGTTGATTAGAGACAAAATCAACAAGGGGATCTGCTCAAATGTTGGGATTCACTTCCCGGGTCGGGGGCAAGAATATTCTTAG